One Cololabis saira isolate AMF1-May2022 chromosome 18, fColSai1.1, whole genome shotgun sequence genomic region harbors:
- the vrtn gene encoding vertnin codes for MLVSGRPALIRPAGMIQRKEVVLSALRELQEATESAGLDAVTRVALEVEQVLAPFLLPKVSCLDCLESAGVDDTAHALYPADAPEGLLPLNCNGEGNLLFDAVSTLLVGNTGLSLEIQVRTVVEMVLWKRYYLSEMIDSKMMLQAVRFSLCAEESEDMLNLPVAILEAIFDADVKASCFPGSYANMWHVYALSSVFQFNIYSIYPMFNLKIRPYFHRLIRPRSGLEESEPQTIHIMWSGELQSESLFRPNYFAALVQRGPNVPGSPDGELESSPVESTDQPNQESDLSYPNLKGKYNITKRTFYRWKRQTQEHCKKSAARYEAKYFLQACYLEGKLIPLHQFKEFFPEISRSSYYNWKHELLRSGGNFSNSSSTGEISPGESTEHEVWSSPEAKPDEADHHDSLASMFGLSLGKLDVERAQNVTHMQEAKRCLQNCIASNTSFPFRIFKRNFPGISRSTYYNWRREAMLFNRGYKRNVASSEDSSDADKSQSPKTHSSMLPTFNPSVMSRTRICRRKHKSFRLAYMSKKQLREVAKLHVQKSKWSLTKFKLKFPFMSSCLYWLWRSSEKTKTKKKTVSQNAQIDVPASAEDAGGGNEVTESRSELPLVSIPKFLEAPAVAPFDAPHSKHTFHTKAPVDEQVFSMDVVALANFKARAKLFLQQRFEEQSFPTFKEFRSYFPFTARSTYYMWKRALHHGVSLVHG; via the exons ATGTTAGTCTCGGGACGCCCAG CTCTGATCAGACCAGCAGGGATGATTCAGAGGAAGGAGGTCGTGCTGTCTGCCCTGCGAGAGCTCCAGGAGGCCACGGAGAGCGCCGGCCTGGACGCTGTGACCAGAGTGGCCCTGGAGGTCGAGCAGGTCCTGGCTCCTTTCCTGCTGCCCAAGGTGTCCTGTCTGGACTGCCTGGAGTCGGCCGGTGTGGACGACACGGCCCATGCTCTGTACCCCGCCGATGCACCCGAGGGACTCCTGCCTCTGAACTGTAACGGCGAAGGCAACTTGCTGTTTGACGCAGTGAGCACGCTGCTGGTGGGCAACACCGGACTCAGCTTGGAGATACAG GTGCGGACCGTAGTGGAAATGGTGCTGTGGAAGAGGTACTACTTGTCCGAGATGATTGACTCCAAAATGATGCTCCAAGCCGTCCGCTTCAGTTTGTGCGCAGAAGAGTCCGAGGACATGCTCAACCTCCCCGTGGCAATTTTGGAAGCCATCTTTGATGCAGATGTCAAGGCCTCCTGCTTCCCCGGCTCCTATGCCAACATGTGGCACGTGTATGCTCTGTCATCGGTTTTCCAGTTCAACATCTACTCCATCTACCCCATGTTCAACCTCAAGATCAGGCCCTATTTCCACCGACTCATACGTCCCAGGAGCGGGCTGGAAGAATCCGAACCCCAAACCATACACATAATGTGGTCCGGCGAGCTGCAGTCCGAGTCGTTGTTCAGGCCCAATTATTTCGCCGCCCTGGTTCAGAGAGGTCCGAACGTGCCAGGAAGCCCCGATGGCGAGCTCGAGTCGTCTCCCGTGGAGAGCACAGACCAGCCGAACCAGGAGTCGGATCTTTCTTACCCCAACCTGAAGGGCAAGTACAACATCACCAAGAGGACCTTCTACCGCTGGAAGAGGCAGACGCAGGAACACTGCAAAAAGTCAGCAGCTCGGTACGAGGCAAAGTATTTCCTGCAGGCTTGTTACTTGGAGGGCAAGCTCATCCCTTTGCACCAGTTTAAAGAGTTTTTCCCGGAGATCTCAAGGTCTTCATACTATAACTGGAAGCACGAGCTGTTGAGGTCTGGAGGAAACTTCTCCAACTCATCCTCAACGGGGGAGATTAGTCCTGGCGAGAGCACGGAGCACGAGGTCTGGTCCTCTCCTGAAGCCAAGCCGGATGAGGCAGACCACCACGACAGCCTGGCCAGCATGTTCGGCCTCAGCTTAGGCAAGCTGGACGTGGAGCGGGCCCAGAATGTGACTCATATGCAGGAAGCCAAGCGCTGCCTGCAGAATTGCATCGCCTCCAACACCTCCTTCCCCTTCAGGATCTTCAAGAGAAACTTTCCAGGAATCTCAAGATCGACCTATTACAACTGGAGGAGAGAAGCCATGCTCTTTAACAGGGGCTACAAACGCAACGTTGCCAGCAGCGAGGACAGCTCGGATGCTGACAAGAGCCAAAGCCCAAAAACTCATTCGTCAATGCTGCCCACCTTCAATCCGTCCGTCATGTCGAGAACCAGAATCTGCAGACGAAAACACAAGAGTTTCAGGCTGGCGTATATGAGTAAAAAACAGCTCAGAGAAGTGGCGAAGTTGCACGTCCAGAAGTCCAAATGGTCCCTGACGAAGTTCAAGCTCAAGTTCCCCTTCATGTCCTCTTGTCTCTACTGGCTCTGGCGTAGCAGCGAGAAGACAAAGACCAAGAAGAAGACCGTCAGCCAGAATGCACAGATCGACGTCCCGGCGAGTGCGGAGGACGCAGGCGGAGGAAACGAGGTGACGGAGAGCCGCAGCGAGCTCCCATTGGTCAGCATCCCAAAGTTCCTGGAAGCTCCTGCGGTGGCTCCCTTTGATGCTCCTCACTCAAAGCACACCTTTCATACAAAGGCCCCCGTAGATGAGCAGGTGTTTTCCATGGATGTTGTGGCTCTGGCCAACTTCAAGGCCAGGGCCAAGCTCTTCCTGCAGCAACGCTTTGAAGAGCAATCCTTCCCCACCTTTAAAGAATTCCGGTCGTATTTCCCATTCACTGCACGCTCCACATACTACATGTGGAAGCGCGCTTTGCATCACGGAGTGTCGCTGGTCCACGGGTAA
- the LOC133464806 gene encoding uncharacterized protein LOC133464806, with amino-acid sequence MAGRALVVMRLLLLPLFQSGLDGEVSLMFPGGTYDISFPCGKNACYEAWYFSARDRGETIAVIRNGELRVSKPEAGNSRCTLQKDQMGEDVGHQRCPDSSAPDIILRPGEAVALQCVLLSYVKTSQCRTTQRKQITLAWVEEANDHIQEDSQPQINQRSLCDITLTLIPRRPANKTFSCLVTVGGQQARVDFWIKVLGQSMVGLHHSSLMCS; translated from the exons ATGGCTGGACGTGCTCTTGTCGTGATGAGGTTGCTGCTCCTACCTTTATTCCAGTCAG gTTTAGATGGAGAGGTTAGCTTGATGTTTCCCGGAGGGACTTATGATATTAGCTTCCCATGTGGTAAAAATGCCTGCTATGAAGCGTGGTATTTTAGTGCAAGAGATAGAGGAGAGACCATTGCCGTAATACGTAATGGAGAACTCCGGGTGTCTAAACCAGAAGCTGGCAACTCAAGGTGCACTCTGCAAAAAGATCAGATGGGGGAGGATGTTGGACATCAGCGCTGCCCAGACAGTTCAG CACCAGATATAATCCTCAGGCCTGGCGAAGCGGTGGCGCTGCAGTGTGTCCTTCTCAGCTACGTCAAGACAAGTCAGTGCCGCACAACGCAGCGAAAACAGATCACACTGGCGTGGGTAGAGGAAGCCAATGACCACATACAGGAGGACTCCCAACCTCAGATAAACCAGCGTTCTCTTTGCGATATCACCCTGACTCTGATCCCCCGGCGTCCTGCAAATAAAACGTTTAGCTGCCTGGTGACTGTGGGGGGACAACAGGCCCGAGTGGATTTCTGGATCAAAGTGCTAGGTCAGTCGATGGTTGGTCTTCATCACTCGTCTCTTATGTGTTCATGA